Proteins from a single region of Sesamum indicum cultivar Zhongzhi No. 13 linkage group LG5, S_indicum_v1.0, whole genome shotgun sequence:
- the LOC105162505 gene encoding uncharacterized protein LOC105162505 produces MGRGRGKGKKKSATAARDDTGSGEDEKLPIRRRGRPQKPMKGEIEEEDGVDKIEDEDNDVEDNKSSVLSKSGKNQSVMENGRKRKRPSMTKDSTDSVPEENGMGTKTNASVLIKSVGYRQNGSRRKNKPRRAAEVGVECK; encoded by the coding sequence ATGGGTAGAGGGAGagggaaagggaagaaaaagTCTGCTACTGCTGCTCGCGATGATACTGGAAGTGGTGAGGATGAGAAGTTGCCTATAAGGAGAAGAGGGAGGCCACAAAAACCAATGAAAGGTGAAATTGAGGAGGAAGATGGAGTTGATAAGATAGAGGATGAAGACAACGACGTTGAGGATAACAAAAGTTCAGTTTTGAGTAAAAGCGGCAAGAATCAATCTGTCATGGAAAACGGCAGGAAGAGAAAGCGGCCTTCAATGACCAAGGACAGTACAGATTCAGTACCAGAGGAAAATGGCATGGGAACCAAAACTAATGCCTCTGTCCTGATCAAGTCGGTTGGCTATAGGCAAAACGGAAGCAGAAGGAAGAACAAGCCCAGGCGGGCTGCTGAAGTTGGCGTTGAATGCAAATGA
- the LOC105162507 gene encoding squamosa promoter-binding-like protein 17 isoform X2, whose product MAHMSGAVADSINGLKFGKKIYFEGVGSGLRPKNGGGLLPDAAPPPSPAKKGRTGLVQGGQPPRCQVEGCKVDLSDAKAYYCRHKVCGMHSKSPRVIVAGLEQRFCQQCSRFHQLPEFDQGKRSCRRRLAGHNQRRRKPQPGPLLSSRYGSLSPSTFDNHSKSGGFVMDFSAYTTSLTGRDSWTNTNATSERGSGNQATIGGKYQLPWQSSLQTPLPDLLQGSPTRPSYTGLGVSSDECFSGVSDTSSALSLLSNQPWGSTCQSLSLGVNSFLGPDGTAIVQPPSASSSWGFKGNQASNTLQEMPPDMGLAQISQYNGDLGLAQPNDGQYHEIEPSRGYDSSVQHMHWSL is encoded by the exons ATGGCCCATATGTCAG GTGCTGTGGCTGACTCAATCAATGGCTTGAAGTTTGGGAAGAAAATCTACTTCGAGGGTGTGGGTTCTGGATTGCGGCCCAAAAACGGTGGTGGGCTGTTGCCGGATGCGGCGCCTCCGCCGTCTCCGGCCAAGAAAGGGAGGACGGGCCTGGTGCAGGGAGGCCAGCCGCCTCGGTGCCAGGTGGAGGGTTGTAAGGTAGATCTGAGTGATGCTAAGGCTTATTATTGTAGGCACAAAGTTTGTGGTATGCATTCCAAGTCCCCAAGGGTCATTGTTGCAGGCCTTGAGCAAAGGTTTTGCCAACAGTGCAGCAG GTTTCATCAATTGCCCGAATTTGACCAAGGAAAGCGGAGTTGCCGCAGACGCCTTGCCGGCCACAACCAGCGCAGGAGGAAGCCACAGCCAGGACCTTTACTATCCTCCCGCTACGGAAGTCTTTCTCCATCCACATTTG ATAACCATAGCAAAAGTGGAGGTTTTGTGATGGACTTCAGTGCTTACACGACCTCCCTCACTGGAAGAGATTCATGGACAAACACAAACGCAACATCTGAACGAGGATCGGGCAATCAAGCTACTATTGGAGGGAAGTATCAGCTTCCATGGCAGAGCAGCTTACAAACTCCTCTACCTGATCTTCTGCAAGGTTCACCAACTCGGCCAAGTTATACCGGCCTTGGAGTATCCTCAGATGAATGTTTCAGCGGAGTCTCTGACACAAGCAGTGCTCTCTCTCTTCTGTCAAATCAGCCCTGGGGCTCAACATGCCAATCCTTGAGCCTTGGGGTAAACAGTTTTCTTGGTCCTGACGGGACGGCCATTGTTCAGCCGCCTTCGGCCAGCAGCTCATGGGGCTTTAAGGGCAATCAAGCTAGTAACACTCTTCAGGAGATGCCTCCTGATATGGGCTTAGCCCAAATTTCTCAGTACAACGGAGATCTCGGGTTGGCTCAACCAAACGACGGGCAATACCATGAAATCGAGCCATCGAGGGGCTATGATTCTTCGGTCCAGCACATGCACTGGTCGCTTTGA
- the LOC105162507 gene encoding squamosa promoter-binding-like protein 17 isoform X1 gives MEKGSSSSSSSGAVADSINGLKFGKKIYFEGVGSGLRPKNGGGLLPDAAPPPSPAKKGRTGLVQGGQPPRCQVEGCKVDLSDAKAYYCRHKVCGMHSKSPRVIVAGLEQRFCQQCSRFHQLPEFDQGKRSCRRRLAGHNQRRRKPQPGPLLSSRYGSLSPSTFDNHSKSGGFVMDFSAYTTSLTGRDSWTNTNATSERGSGNQATIGGKYQLPWQSSLQTPLPDLLQGSPTRPSYTGLGVSSDECFSGVSDTSSALSLLSNQPWGSTCQSLSLGVNSFLGPDGTAIVQPPSASSSWGFKGNQASNTLQEMPPDMGLAQISQYNGDLGLAQPNDGQYHEIEPSRGYDSSVQHMHWSL, from the exons ATGGAAAAGggttcatcctcttcttcttcgtcAGGTGCTGTGGCTGACTCAATCAATGGCTTGAAGTTTGGGAAGAAAATCTACTTCGAGGGTGTGGGTTCTGGATTGCGGCCCAAAAACGGTGGTGGGCTGTTGCCGGATGCGGCGCCTCCGCCGTCTCCGGCCAAGAAAGGGAGGACGGGCCTGGTGCAGGGAGGCCAGCCGCCTCGGTGCCAGGTGGAGGGTTGTAAGGTAGATCTGAGTGATGCTAAGGCTTATTATTGTAGGCACAAAGTTTGTGGTATGCATTCCAAGTCCCCAAGGGTCATTGTTGCAGGCCTTGAGCAAAGGTTTTGCCAACAGTGCAGCAG GTTTCATCAATTGCCCGAATTTGACCAAGGAAAGCGGAGTTGCCGCAGACGCCTTGCCGGCCACAACCAGCGCAGGAGGAAGCCACAGCCAGGACCTTTACTATCCTCCCGCTACGGAAGTCTTTCTCCATCCACATTTG ATAACCATAGCAAAAGTGGAGGTTTTGTGATGGACTTCAGTGCTTACACGACCTCCCTCACTGGAAGAGATTCATGGACAAACACAAACGCAACATCTGAACGAGGATCGGGCAATCAAGCTACTATTGGAGGGAAGTATCAGCTTCCATGGCAGAGCAGCTTACAAACTCCTCTACCTGATCTTCTGCAAGGTTCACCAACTCGGCCAAGTTATACCGGCCTTGGAGTATCCTCAGATGAATGTTTCAGCGGAGTCTCTGACACAAGCAGTGCTCTCTCTCTTCTGTCAAATCAGCCCTGGGGCTCAACATGCCAATCCTTGAGCCTTGGGGTAAACAGTTTTCTTGGTCCTGACGGGACGGCCATTGTTCAGCCGCCTTCGGCCAGCAGCTCATGGGGCTTTAAGGGCAATCAAGCTAGTAACACTCTTCAGGAGATGCCTCCTGATATGGGCTTAGCCCAAATTTCTCAGTACAACGGAGATCTCGGGTTGGCTCAACCAAACGACGGGCAATACCATGAAATCGAGCCATCGAGGGGCTATGATTCTTCGGTCCAGCACATGCACTGGTCGCTTTGA
- the LOC105162508 gene encoding outer envelope pore protein 16-3, chloroplastic/mitochondrial isoform X1 — protein sequence MEFVCPKLEFFAFAIILVEKSKMDTEELRQMEDEETPMMKTIKGATTGLVAGTIWGTIVATWHDVPRVERRVALPGLVRTLKMMGNYGVTFAAIGGVYIGVEQVVQNYRMKRDFVNGAVGGFVAGASILGYKGKSISTAISAGAALAATSSFIDVGGQTTRVDTGKEYYPYTTKKRPNIN from the exons ATGGAGTTTGTCTGTCCGAAGCTTGAATTTTTTg CATTTGCTATTATACTAgttgaaaaaagtaaaatggaTACTGAGGAGCTAAGACAAATGGAAGATGAAGAAACTCCAATGATGAAAACAATAAAAGGTGCAACCACAGGTCTAGTTGCTGGCACTATTTGGGGTACTATTGTTGCTACTTGGCATGATGTACCTCGTGTTGAGAGAAGAGTCGCACTTCCCGGTCTGGTCCGGACCCTGAAGATGATGGGTAACTATGGAGTTACATTTGCTGCAATTGGTGGAGTCTACATTGGGGTAGAGCAGGTGGTGCAGAACTACAGGATGAAAAGAGACTTTGTTAATGGAGCTGTTGGTGGATTTGTTGCTGGTGCTTCTATTTTGGGTTATAAGG GGAAGAGCATTTCAACAGCAATCTCTGCTGGAGCTGCCCTTGCAGCCACATCTTCCTTCATTGATGTGGGAGGTCAAACCACACGAGTTGACACTGGCAAAGAATATTATCCTTACACCACCAAGAAAAGGCccaatattaattag
- the LOC105162508 gene encoding outer envelope pore protein 16-3, chloroplastic/mitochondrial isoform X2 encodes MDTEELRQMEDEETPMMKTIKGATTGLVAGTIWGTIVATWHDVPRVERRVALPGLVRTLKMMGNYGVTFAAIGGVYIGVEQVVQNYRMKRDFVNGAVGGFVAGASILGYKGKSISTAISAGAALAATSSFIDVGGQTTRVDTGKEYYPYTTKKRPNIN; translated from the exons atggaTACTGAGGAGCTAAGACAAATGGAAGATGAAGAAACTCCAATGATGAAAACAATAAAAGGTGCAACCACAGGTCTAGTTGCTGGCACTATTTGGGGTACTATTGTTGCTACTTGGCATGATGTACCTCGTGTTGAGAGAAGAGTCGCACTTCCCGGTCTGGTCCGGACCCTGAAGATGATGGGTAACTATGGAGTTACATTTGCTGCAATTGGTGGAGTCTACATTGGGGTAGAGCAGGTGGTGCAGAACTACAGGATGAAAAGAGACTTTGTTAATGGAGCTGTTGGTGGATTTGTTGCTGGTGCTTCTATTTTGGGTTATAAGG GGAAGAGCATTTCAACAGCAATCTCTGCTGGAGCTGCCCTTGCAGCCACATCTTCCTTCATTGATGTGGGAGGTCAAACCACACGAGTTGACACTGGCAAAGAATATTATCCTTACACCACCAAGAAAAGGCccaatattaattag
- the LOC105162509 gene encoding TBCC domain-containing protein 1 yields MTESTTAEQSTEPPPTSTPTSVAATYHLYPRREPFDHGLLPIPKLIFTDGTQTLSHLKSMLLSSSSNQRVNSDTLARVLQIPIGHARLLIETISSVLHDDSDPLVKACVPDEIDEIGVNVFDLLVFLYIQSYKRLLPKGHKDSAAVADVWPSTSAFDGFLSALSPLQLVRSNSRKFMPSQADEQAHQLSYLQRHIGNILSLLADSTEGEVDDSMILSMDKFEHLGFLIYFVEKGSSKIPMSQIAPFFANSDPDMPAAPVPASQVIDWLLDNISSTMEYIADRVSQKESGPVTSSDQDVQMGDAAASSLKPLSSTKGPSFIEGISKSSYVKQASDLKGTSVKVVNCHESVIYVLAPLNYATVYGCSDATIVIGAVGKAIRVEHCERVHLITAARRICIANCRECLFFLGVNQQPIIVGDNHKLQVAPYNTFYKQLEEHMNQVGIVPNINRWDEPVALGLVDPHDSLSHPAGVSDVQAESAARLDPDHYTDFVIPNWLESEQAGSTKDNPFPLPDAYLASQQKKTKSLGEVKQVLKDTQLEESRKRQLSSALHACFKDWLYASGNIRQLYCLQGE; encoded by the exons ATGACAGAATCCACCACCGCCGAGCAATCGACGGAGCCACCACCAACATCCACTCCCACCTCCGTGGCTGCGACATACCACCTCTACCCCCGCCGCGAGCCCTTCGACCATGGCCTTCTCCCCATTCCCAAGCTCATCTTCACGGATGGCACGCAAACTCTGTCCCACCTGAAATCCATGCTTCTCTCATCCAGTTCCAATCAGCGGGTCAACTCGGATACCCTTGCCCGGGTCCTTCAAATCCCCATTGGACATGCCCGGCTTCTAATCGAAACCATATCCTCTGTTTTGCATGATGATTCTGATCCTTTAGTCAAGGCTTGTGTTCCGGACGAGATCGATGAAATTGGGGTCAATGTGTTTGATTTGCTTGTCTTCTTGTATATACAGAGTTACAAGAGGTTGCTGCCTAAAGGGCATAAGGATTCTGCAGCTGTCGCTGATGTTTGGCCTTCAACCTCGGCTTTTGACGGGTTTTTGTCTGCCCTTTCTCCGTTGCAG TTGGTCCGCAGCAACAGCCGTAAGTTTATGCCATCTCAAGCCGATGAACAGGCTCACCAGCTATCCTATTTGCAGAGACACATCGGGAATATTCTTTCGCTCTTGGCAGACTCCACGGAAGGGGAAGTTGATGACTCTATG ATTCTGTCGATGGATAAATTTGAGCATCTTGGTTTTCTGatttattttgtggagaaAGGATCATCTAAAATCCCCATGAGCCAGATTGCACCATTTTTTGCAAACTCCGATCCTGATATGCCTGCTGCTCCTGTTCCTGCATCACAAGTTATTGACTGGCTTCTAGATAATATATCCTCGACAATGGAATATATTGCTGATAGAGTTTCTCAGAAAGAAAGTGGCCCAGTTACTTCTTCTGATCAGGATGTTCAAATGGGTGATGCTGCTGCAAGTTCATTGAAACCCTTAAGCAGTACTAAAGGTCCGAGTTTCATCGAGGGGATCTCTAAATCATCATATGTGAAACAAGCATCTGATCTTAAGGGTACATCTGTAAAG gTTGTAAATTGCCATGAATCAGTCATTTACGTTTTGGCACCACTGAACTATGCAACAGTCTATGGATGCTCTGATGCAACTATTGTCATTGGAGCTGTTGGCAAG GCCATTAGAGTTGAACATTGTGAACGCGTTCATCTAATAACTGCAGCAAGACGTATCTGCATAGCAAACTGTCGTGAATGTCTGTTCTTCTTGGGGGTTAACCAGCAACCCATCATTGTTGGTGATAATCATAAGTTGCAG GTGGCTCCATATAATACATTCTACAAGCAACTGGAGGAGCACATGAATCAAGTTGGCATTGTCCCTAACATCAACAGGTGGGATGAACCCGTGGCACTTGGACTGGTTGATCCACATGATTCATTATCCCATCCTGCTGGTGTTTCAGATGTTCAAGCTGAATCTGCTGCACGCCTAGACCCAGATCATTATACTGATTTTGTG ATTCCAAATTGGTTGGAAAGTGAACAAGCTGGTTCAACAAAAGATAATCCCTTTCCTTTACCTGATGCTTACCTTGCGTCACAGCAGAAGAAA ACGAAAAGCTTGGGGGAGGTTAAGCAAGTTCTGAAAGACACTCAACTTGAAGAGAGCCGGAAAAGACAATTGTCAAGTGCTCTCCATGCTTGTTTTAAGGACTGGTTATATG CATCAGGAAATATCCGGCAGCTTTACTGCTTACAGGGTGAATGA
- the LOC105162510 gene encoding FT-interacting protein 1, which translates to MQRPPQEDFSLKETNPHLGGGKVTGDKLTSTYDLVEQMQYLYVRVVKAKDLPGKDVTGSCDPYVEVRLGNYKGTTRHFEKKSNPEWNQVFAFSKERIQASVLEVTVKDKDVVKDDFIGRVLFDLNEIPKRVPPDSPLAPQWYRLEDRKNEKAKGELMLAVWMGTQADEAFPEAWHSDAAAVSGADGLANIRSKVYLSPKLWYLRVNVIEAQDLQPSDKSRFPEVFVKAILGNQALRTRVSMSKSINPMWNEDLMFVAADPFEEPLILSVEDRVAPNKDEVLGRCAIPLQYVDRRLDHKPVSTRWYNLEKHVIVEGEKKKEVKFASKIHMRICLEGGYHVLDESTHYSSDLRPTAKQLWKSSIGVLELGILNAQGLSPMKTKDGRATTDAYCVAKYGQKWVRTRTIIDSFAPKWNEQYTWEVFDPCTVVTIGVFDNCHLQGGDKAGRDSRIGKVRIRLSTLETDRVYTHSYPLLVLHPSGVKKMGEIHLAVRFTCSSLVNMMHMYSQPLLPKMHYIHPLTVSQLDSLRHQATQIVSIRLSRAEPPLRKEVVEYMLDVGSHMWSMRRSKANFFRIMGVLSGLIAVGKWFDQICNWKNPITTVLIHILFLILVMYPELILPTIFLYLFLIGVWYYRWRPRHPPHMDTRLSCADNAHPDELDEEFDTFPTSRPADIVRMRYDRLRSIAGRIQTVVGDLATQGERLQSLLSWRDPRATALFVIFCLVAAIVLYVTPFQVVALLTGFYVLRHPRFRYKLPSVPLNFFRRLPARTDCML; encoded by the coding sequence ATGCAGAGGCCCCCGCAAGAAGATTTTTCATTGAAGGAGACTAACCCCCACCTCGGTGGAGGGAAGGTCACCGGAGATAAGCTCACGAGCACCTATGACCTCGTGGAGCAAATGCAATACCTTTATGTCCGGGTTGTGAAGGCGAAAGATCTACCTGGAAAGGATGTGACTGGTAGTTGTGACCCTTATGTTGAAGTTAGGCTTGGAAACTATAAGGGCACAACCCGCCATTTTGAGAAGAAGTCAAACCCTGAATGGAATCAGGTCTTTGCATTCTCTAAGGAGCGGATTCAGGCCTCGGTGCTTGAGGTTACTGTGAAAGATAAGGATGTTGTGAAGGATGATTTTATTGGTAGAGTATTGTTTGATTTGAATGAGATTCCAAAACGGGTTCCCCCAGATAGTCCCCTGGCCCCACAGTGGTACAGATTGGAGGACAGAAAGAATGAGAAGGCAAAAGGAGAGCTAATGTTGGCTGTTTGGATGGGTACTCAAGCTGACGAGGCATTTCCAGAGGCATGGCATTCGGACGCTGCAGCAGTCAGTGGTGCTGATGGTCTTGCAAATATCCGGTCAAAGGTCTATCTTTCCCCTAAGCTTTGGTATCTAAGAGTAAATGTAATTGAAGCTCAGGACTTGCAGCCAAGTGATAAGAGTCGGTTTCCAGAAGTTTTTGTGAAGGCCATCCTGGGAAATCAGGCATTAAGGACAAGGGTATCTATGAGCAAAAGTATCAATCCTATGTGGAATGAGGATTTGATGTTTGTGGCTGCTGACCCATTTGAGGAGCCGCTAATTTTGAGTGTAGAAGACCGTGTTGCTCCCAACAAAGATGAAGTTCTGGGAAGATGTGCTATTCCTCTGCAGTACGTAGACCGGAGATTGGATCATAAACCTGTGAGCACTAGGTGGTATAATCTTGAGAAACATGTTATAGTTGAaggtgaaaagaaaaaggaagtgaAGTTTGCCAGCAAGATTCATATGAGAATTTGTTTGGAAGGTGGTTACCATGTTCTGGATGAATCAACTCACTACAGCAGCGATCTTAGACCGACAGCAAAGCAATTGTGGAAGTCAAGCATTGGGGTCCTGGAGTTGGGTATTTTAAATGCTCAAGGGCTTTCTCCTATGAAAACGAAAGATGGCCGGGCCACAACTGATGCTTATTGTGTTGCCAAATATGGTCAGAAGTGGGTCAGGACAAGGACAATCATCGACAGTTTTGCTCCTAAATGGAATGAGCAGTATACTTGGGAAGTTTTTGATCCTTGCACTGTTGTCACCATTGGTGTATTCGATAATTGTCATCTGCAAGGTGGAGATAAAGCTGGAAGGGATTCAAGAATTGGGAAGGTAAGAATTCGCCTTTCAACTCTGGAAACAGACCGTGTGTACACTCATTCTTATCCTCTTCTAGTTTTGCATCCTTCCGGGGTAAAAAAGATGGGTGAAATTCATTTAGCCGTGCGGTTTACCTGTTCATCCTTGGTAAATATGATGCATATGTACTCCCAACCGTTGTTGCCCAAAATGCACTACATTCATCCCTTAACTGTCAGCCAGCTGGACAGCCTTAGGCATCAGGCCACTCAGATTGTCTCCATAAGGCTGAGTCGTGCCGAGCCACCTCTGAGAAAGGAGGTGGTGGAATATATGCTGGACGTGGGTTCTCACATGTGGAGCATGAGGAGAAGCAAAGCAAACTTCTTCAGAATCATGGGGGTTTTGAGTGGTCTAATTGCTGTTGGAAAATGGTTTGATCAAATTTGCAATTGGAAGAACCCCATCACCACAGTTCTCATTCACATCTTGTTCTTGATACTGGTTATGTATCCGGAACTTATTTTGCCGACTATTTTCCTGTACTTGTTCTTGATTGGAGTATGGTACTATAGATGGAGGCCAAGACATCCACCCCACATGGATACTCGTCTTTCTTGTGCTGACAATGCTCATCCGGATGAACTGGATGAGGAGTTCGATACGTTCCCAACTTCTCGTCCTGCAGATATTGTAAGAATGAGGTATGATCGTCTAAGAAGCATTGCCGGGAGGATTCAAACTGTGGTTGGCGACTTGGCAACACAAGGGGAGAGGCTACAGTCTCTACTAAGCTGGCGAGACCCTAGAGCTACAGCTCtctttgttattttctgtttGGTAGCCGCCATTGTTCTCTACGTAACACCTTTTCAAGTGGTGGCTCTTCTTACAGGATTTTATGTGTTGAGACATCCTAGGTTCCGGTACAAGCTTCCATCGGTGCCACTGAACTTCTTCAGAAGGTTGCCTGCAAGAACAGACTGTATGTTGTAA
- the LOC105162511 gene encoding FT-interacting protein 1 has translation MNPSHPQDDYKIKDTKPQLGERWPHGGVRGGGGWISSDRVTSTYDLVEQMYYLYVRVVKARDLPTNPVTGSCDPYVEVKLGNYKGKTQHFEKKMNPEWNQVFAFAKDKIQSTDLEVFVRDREMVGRDDYLGKVVFDMNEVPTRVPPDSPLAPQWYRLEDRRGESKLKGEVMLAVWMGTQADEAFPEAWHSDAATVHGEGVFSVRSKVYVSPKLWYLRVNVIEAQDVESEDKSQLPQVLVKAQVGNQILKTKLCPTRTANPFWNEDLVFVAAEPFEEQLVLTVENKVTPSKDELVGRISLPLHIFERRLDHRPVHSRWFNLQKFGFGVLEGDRRKEHKFSTRIHLRACLEGGYHVLDESTMYISDQRPTARQLWKQPIGILEVGILSAQGLMPMKNKDGRGSTDAYCVAKYGQKWVRTRTIVQSLNPKWNEQYTWEVYDPCTVITLGVFDNSHLGGNDKPGPGKDSRIGKVRIRLSTLETDRIYTQSYPLLVLQPSGLKKTGELQLAFRFTCLSLAHMIYLYSRPLLPKMHYLHPFTISQLDNLRYQAMNIVASRLGRAEPPLRKEVVEYMLDVDSHMWSMRRSKANFFRIVSLFSGLISMSKWLGEVCQWKNPITTILVHILFCILICYPELILPTAFLYMFLIGIWNFRSRPRHPPHMDTKLSWAEAVHPDELDEEFDTFPTSKPQDIVRMRYDRLRSVAGRIQTVVGDMATQGERFQSLLSWRDPRATSIFIVFCLFAAVALYITPFKIVTLLAGLFFLRHPRFRSKMPSAPSSFFRRLPARADSML, from the coding sequence ATGAACCCTTCCCACCCTCAAGATGACTACAAGATCAAGGACACGAAGCCACAGCTTGGAGAACGGTGGCCGCATGGTGGAGTTCGTGGTGGTGGAGGGTGGATCAGCAGTGACAGAGTCACGAGCACTTATGACCTTGTGGAGCAGATGTATTACTTGTATGTTCGTGTTGTGAAAGCTCGGGACCTCCCAACGAACCCTGTCACGGGGAGCTGTGATCCATATGTTGAGGTGAAGCTCGGGAACTACAAAGGGAAAACGCAGcattttgagaagaaaatgaacCCTGAGTGGAATCAAGTGTTTGCATTTGCGAAAGACAAGATTCAGTCCACGGATCTTGAAGTCTTTGTTAGAGACAGAGAGATGGTTGGAAGGGATGATTATCTTGGAAAAGTTGTGTTTGATATGAATGAAGTGCCTACAAGAGTTCCACCGGATAGCCCTTTAGCCCCTCAGTGGTATAGGCTAGAGGATCGTCGGGGCGAAAGTAAGTTGAAAGGGGAAGTTATGCTTGCAGTTTGGATGGGAACACAGGCTGATGAGGCTTTTCCTGAGGCTTGGCACTCAGATGCTGCTACAGTTCATGGAGAAGGTGTGTTCAGCGTCAGGTCGAAGGTTTACGTCTCGCCTAAACTGTGGTACCTTCGGGTGAATGTAATCGAGGCACAGGATGTGGAATCTGAAGACAAGAGCCAGCTGCCACAGGTGTTGGTGAAAGCTCAAGTTGGGAATCAGATACTGAAGACTAAGCTGTGCCCAACTCGGACGGCTAATCCATTTTGGAATGAGGACTTGGTCTTTGTAGCTGCTGAGCCTTTTGAAGAGCAGTTAGTCCTCACTGTTGAAAATAAGGTGACCCCATCAAAGGATGAGCTTGTTGGGAGGATAAGCCTGCCGCTGCACATCTTTGAGAGGCGTTTGGATCACCGTCCGGTCCATTCTCGTTGGTTCAACCTTCAGAAGTTTGGGTTTGGAGTTCTGGAAGGAGACAGAAGGAAGGAGCACAAGTTTTCGACTAGGATTCACCTCAGAGCCTGTCTTGAGGGTGGATACCATGTACTAGATGAATCCACTATGTATATCAGTGATCAGAGGCCAACTGCTAGGCAGTTGTGGAAGCAGCCAATTGGGATTCTTGAAGTGGGAATCCTGAGTGCACAAGGGCTTATGCCGATGAAAAACAAGGACGGAAGAGGCAGCACGGATGCTTATTGCGTGGCAAAATACGGGCAGAAGTGGGTGAGAACCCGAACAATAGTTCAAAGCTTGAACCCCAAATGGAACGAGCAGTATACGTGGGAGGTATACGATCCTTGCACTGTGATCACGTTGGGAGTTTTCGATAACTCTCACTTGGGAGGGAATGACAAACCCGGCCCTGGAAAGGATTCAAGAATCGGGAAAGTAAGAATACGTCTTTCGACTCTAGAAACAGACAGGATTTACACTCAGTCTTACCCCCTTCTTGTCCTGCAACCATCTGGACTGAAGAAGACAGGCGAACTCCAACTAGCATTTCGATTCACTTGCCTGTCCTTAGCGCACATGATATACCTATACAGCCGGCCGCTGCTGCCAAAAATGCATTATCTGCATCCTTTCACAATCAGCCAACTAGACAACCTCAGATATCAGGCCATGAACATTGTGGCATCAAGACTTGGTAGAGCTGAGCCTCCACTGAGAAAAGAAGTTGTCGAATACATGCTGGATGTCGACTCCCACATGTGGAGCATGAGGAGAAGCAAAGCCAACTTCTTCCGTATCGTTTCCCTGTTTTCCGGCCTCATCAGTATGAGCAAGTGGTTGGGTGAAGTCTGCCAATGGAAGAATCCAATAACCACCATATTAGTCCACATCCTCTTCTGCATACTGATCTGCTATCCAGAACTAATCCTCCCAACTGCATTCCTCTATATGTTTCTGATAGGCATATGGAATTTCAGGTCCAGGCCAAGGCACCCTCCACATATGGATACCAAACTTTCTTGGGCAGAAGCAGTTCATCCAGACGAACTAGACGAGGAATTTGACACTTTCCCCACCTCTAAACCTCAAGATATTGTTCGTATGAGGTACGACAGGCTGAGGAGCGTTGCTGGGAGAATACAAACAGTTGTGGGGGATATGGCAACACAAGGAGAAAGATTTCAATCACTCCTTAGTTGGAGGGACCCCAGAGCAACCAGCATTTTCATAGTTTTCTGCCTTTTCGCAGCCGTTGCTCTGTATATAACTCCATTCAAGATTGTAACTCTTTTAGCAGGCTTGTTCTTTCTCAGGCACCCAAGATTCAGAAGCAAGATGCCTTCAGCCCCCAGCAGTTTCTTCAGACGACTGCCGGCCCGAGCTGATAGCATGCTGTAA